Part of the Lotus japonicus ecotype B-129 chromosome 6, LjGifu_v1.2 genome, GCCTAccatcttagttttttttttatagcgAGAACATGAGTAActaattataagctaatttGGTTATTGCTTATTGATGCCAAGCTACATCATTACTATTCTAAAACAGTTTAACTAGTTGACTAGTGATTTATTCTACTTGTactttggttttattttttcagGGAGGATTTGTCCCTTCACCGGAAAGAAAGCAAACAGGGCCAACAAAGTGTCTTTTTCAAATCACAAGACAAAGAAACTGCAGTTTGTAAACCTTCAATACAAGAGAATTTGGTGGGAAGCTGGGAAGCGATATGTGAAGCTTCGTTTATCAACCAAGGCATTGAAGACCATAGAGAAGAATGGACTTGATGCAGTTGCGAAGAAGGCTGGAGTTGATCTTAGGAAGAAATAAGATTGCCTAATTATGATTGTTATTCAGTGGAAGAGTAAATCcatgttttttgttgttgtttgtagAATTTTCTTTATCGTATATTATTATTAGGGGCTAGATTCTGCCAGCAGTCAGAAGCAACTTGTGTAAAAACAAAATATGATGAGACCATGAGTGTACTAGGCCATGAATCTAACCAATTGAAATCTGCAAAATTCCTCATAATGTTAGGACTGTCATGGCTCATGGGTATCTTAACATTGTATCTAGGATTATCACTGTGAATCATACACCACTAACTTAGTGTTGGTGGACACCTATGAAGAATGTAATTAGAACTGTAGCGACTGCAACTGATCTACTATGAACCCTAATTGgcttagtgcatgtttgaaaaccaTGATAATCAAATGTGCATAAATTGCCGCCTATTCTATAAGCCATTCAAATCAGCTTTTCATATGTATGTGCAATTTTCAGCTTTACCAATATTAAGGCAAACAGGCTCTTATTGGGCATTTCTATCATACAGCAAGATGCCCTAAACTTGGGTTCAGTTTAACTCAACTCTGACTTCCCCACATCCTTGACCCTTACAAGCTTCACATAGGCAACTCAATCGCAATGGGGTGGTAAAGTTAGTTGGGCTTGACACGCCAGCTTGCCTAGCCCGCAAAAATTTGATGGCATGGCTTGGGGTATGCAGCCCACTAGCCCGCCCCTTTTGGCCTGTCAAACGCGGGTTGACACCAATGTAggtattttacttttaaaagaTAAATATGAAAAACTTAGTAAATTTAGACTTCTTTTTACTAATGttactaatatttttttattccatgTGCTTCAAGGAATGTTTAAAATAACCATTTAAATGATTCAAAACTTTCATCAAATCACATTGCAACCCCAAAATTATTGTACCCCTATAATGGTTGAAGCCTGAAAAATTCATCAGATTGCCTAATTCTGCCGTTTGtcttccgtgagaaaactaacgtgagaagttGATGTGACTCCCTCATGCGTGTCTCACGTgattttcttcagagagttgatgactggacaagtcacatgcttctcaaGTGACTCTAAAATGCTCCAACAGTCATCTCCCTCCTCCATCGTCTTCTTCTCTCTAAAGAAAGTCATGTGAGACATgcgtgagggagccacatcagcttctcacgttagttttctcatggaaggcaaacggcagaccaaaagtgtaacgacatgtatagttggaggacgttttttgctaattttgaagtttggggacgattttcgcaggaaggcaatagttgggagaccaaaagtgcaattaagccaatgaTGAATTATCTAATTAATGATGCTAAGAATATTGCATGAGAGTACTGAACTTCTCCACAAACCATACTTGCTTGAAGATAGTTCTTGACATCCAACAGTGGATATCTAAGATGATTAACTCTACCTCCTGCATGCCAGGCACTCATGAGGTGAAATGATGTCTTTTTCACCAATCCCTACTCCTCAGCAATTTCAATCTCTCCCACTAAAGTCTTTCTACATCTTTTAGAGAGCTTTTACCATCTCTTTTGTAAGAACTATTTATTTTCTAAGTAAGACTTTTCTCTTTTTGTAGTCCTTTTTGCTCCCATTTAGTCATTCTTCTTTCCTACCGCTGCCACACTCCCACCTATGTTACCTACCTTGTCACCTCCTCCCTCGTTCTTCTAACTCTATCATCATCATCCCTTGTTGGGCTCTGAATGATAGCTCTAGTAGAGTTCAAATAACATCCTAGTAGTTGAGTATCTCCAAGAACGAACCTAGGTTGCTAGAATTTTACCCGATATAGTAGTGAATATTGTATTTTTTCTGCTATTAAATGTTTAAGTTTATTAGAGTAAGCAAAGCTTGTATTGTATTAATTATTTGTGATGCTCAACTATACTGCTTTGAGTTAGGGTTTGATTACCCTTTGATTTATAAGAGTCGTTTAACTTgacttgatttgatttgatgccTAGAGCTGATTGCTCTTAGACTACCCACAATGGTGTTGAAAGTGGGTAGTTTAATGTTGAAATGGGGTtttaatggtgttgaaagtgagtgttgaaagttggatggaggagagaggtgttgaaaattttcaactgTGTTGAAACCTGCCCGCGGTGACACGTGGCACGGCCTGGTTGGCGAATgccaggcgcgtgccacacacgcgcAGACAGGGCGCGTTAAGGGCAGGCCGTGGCAGCAGGCGGGTCCCAAGCGGACCGTGGTGGGACGCGTGGAACGCGTCGGTTGGCCACCGACAGGCGCGTGCGTGCCACGCGTCAGAGGAGAGAGAGGCGGTCTGACGAGTGACGCGTGTCACGCGTTGATTGGTCCGGACGATTTTcttttatcctaatctttccaactcaattatttcattaaaaaaaatttaaaaatataaaaaattaccaaaattcatgatttttttttctctataaatagagacttggttcgtttgatttggacacagaaaaaaaaaaccaagttttccatcatcttattatctttctactatcccctttgctttgaaatggatcccaacaagtaccatttcaacacccagaattcttctaaccaaattcccaacaattatcaacatccaaatcagtttcccaacaaccaaattcccaacaattatcaacatccaaatcagtttcccaactaccaaaatcccaacatttatcaacatccaaatcaaatttccaactaccaaaattccaacaattatcaagatccaaatcaatccaactaccaaaatcacaacaattatcaagagACTAATAGATTGAGGAAAGAGGAGACTGAAGCTAAGAAAATGGAATTATTTCTAAAGTTAAGTGAAGAGGAGCATCTCAGTGACCAcaagaaagagctgttgaagtggttgtcccaagagctctttggaaattgattgtctgta contains:
- the LOC130725363 gene encoding 50S ribosomal protein L28, chloroplastic, whose product is MAGCAVSLANSFTFASRAVAVAVAPTKSSFSSTQLGFVTSQLSGLSLCCQPQPTLKLPSPVVVVASPIVARRICPFTGKKANRANKVSFSNHKTKKLQFVNLQYKRIWWEAGKRYVKLRLSTKALKTIEKNGLDAVAKKAGVDLRKK